The Anguilla anguilla isolate fAngAng1 chromosome 4, fAngAng1.pri, whole genome shotgun sequence genome has a window encoding:
- the timm21 gene encoding mitochondrial import inner membrane translocase subunit Tim21: MCSLVFKLAQQAKSTLYVLQIFRHAHFNPVRLQNNVCTAVATARSHHMLEHSDFVRVHNAKRSITVDVRLRNVRNNSGKERGQVSVSRSPSDVTGLSAAQKVKQAGKDFTYLIVVLVGLGVTGGLLYILFKELLSSSSPNKIYGKALDKCRTHPEVIGAFGEPIKGYGETSRRGRRQQISHIEFLRDGVKHMRLKFYIEGAEPRLQGTVHTEVRENPETGKYEFRYVFVDMDTYPRRTIVVEDNR; encoded by the exons ATGTGTTCGCTTGTGTTTAAATTAGCTCAGCAGGCGAAATCAACACTGTACGTTTTACAAATATTCAGGCATGCTCATTTCAACCCCGTCCGCCTGCAAAATAACGTATGCACAGCGGTTGCTACAGCTCGCTCGCACCACATGCTAGAGCATTCAGATTTTGTTAGAGTACACAACGCGAAACGAAGTATAACAGTCGATGTCAGGTTAAGAAATGTAAGAAATAACAGTGGGAAAGAAAGGGGCCAAGTATCCGTATCGAGAAGCCCGAGTGACGTGACAGGACTTTCTGCTGCTCAGAAAG TTAAGCAAGCAGGCAAAGATTTTACCTATTTAATCGTTGTGCTCGTCGGGCTTGGAGTAACAG GAGGCTTGCTGTATATTCTCTTCAAAGAGTTGCTGTCATCTTCAAGTCCAAATAAAATCTATGGGAAAGCTTTGGATAAATGTAGAACACACCCAGAG GTCATTGGCGCTTTTGGGGAGCCAATCAAGGGCTATGGTGAGACTTCTCGTCGTGGAAGAAGGCAACAGATCAG CCATATAGAGTTCTTGAGGGATGGTGTTAAGCATATGAGGCTTAAGTTTTACATTGAGGGCGCAGAACCTCGGCTGCAAGGGACTGTACACACAGAAGTGAGAGAG AACCCTGAAACAGGAAAGTATGAATTCCGCTACGTGTTTGTGGACATGGATACGTACCCAAGAAGAACCATTGTCGTTGAAGATAACAGATAA